The following are encoded in a window of Quercus lobata isolate SW786 unplaced genomic scaffold, ValleyOak3.0 Primary Assembly Scq3eQI_93, whole genome shotgun sequence genomic DNA:
- the LOC115973392 gene encoding G-type lectin S-receptor-like serine/threonine-protein kinase RLK1 codes for MVFVLPQLLVFLLILLPISSIAQNNGNVTVGNSLTATDNTTSWLSPSGEFAFGFRPLNQTDLFLLSIWFDKIPDKTVVWYARVDNPVPRGSNVKLDADNGLVLTGPQGDELWTANTIVGTVAYGVMSNTGNFVLQDSSFNNLWESFKNPTDTLLPSQIVERSAGVVLYSRQSETNFSKGRFLLKLQDDGDLVLNTINLPTDNANDPYYNSETVASVNDSGTAGKQLVFNNSGYIYILRENNQTFRLSQVKPDSTADFYFRATLNFDGVFTQYSHPKTSNANGSWTSLWSIPDNICLATVLNSGSGTCGYNSICTLKSSDRRPKCDCPMGYSLLDPNDQYGSCQPDFIQGCQEDKQDPGKNLYYFEVLTNTDWPKADYAFLKPYTEDQCKQSCMEDCMCAVAIFRLGDSCWKKKLPLSNGRVDSSLNGGKAFIKIRNSSSTPPLGPHSPKNQDNLILVGSVLLGGSLFVNIILIVAICVGVFFIYHKKLERPMTMSSANSLETNMRCFTYQELVEATDGFKEELGRGAFGVVYKGAIKMGSSVPVAVKKLYSLVQDNEREFKTEVNVIGQTHHKNLVRLFGFCDEGLQRLLVYEFLSNGTLASFLFGDLKPSWKQRISIANGIARGLLYLHDECSTQIIHCDIKPQNILLDGSYNARIADFGLAKLLMMDQSHTRTAIRGTKGYVAPEWFRNMPITAKVDVYSFGVMLLEIICCRKSIDVETIEEEKAILTDWAYDCYRDGVLDALVELDVEILNDREKLEKYVMVAIWCIQEDPSLRPTMRRVTQMLEGVVEVLVPPCPCPFSRTVIMS; via the coding sequence ATGGTATTTGTTCTTCCTCAGCTTCTTGTTTTCTTACTAATTCTGCTACCAATTTCTTCTATTGCACAAAATAATGGTAATGTTACTGTTGGCAACTCTCTCACAGCCACTGACAACACCACTTCATGGCTATCACCTTCTGGTGAGTTTGCCTTCGGATTTCGTCCTCTCAACCAGACAGATCTCTTCCTTCTTTCTATTTGGTTTGACAAAATACCAGATAAAACCGTAGTTTGGTATGCTAGAGTAGATAACCCTGTACCAAGGGGATCAAATGTGAAGCTAGATGCTGACAATGGGCTAGTCCTTACTGGTCCTCAAGGGGATGAGTTATGGACAGCTAATACAATTGTTGGTACTGTAGCCTATGGCGTTATGAGCAACACAGGCAACTTTGTACTTCAAGATAGCAGCTTTAATAACTTATGGGAGAGCTTCAAGAATCCCACCGATACATTGTTGCCTTCACAAATTGTGGAAAGATCAGCTGGGGTGGTGCTTTATTCTCGACAATCAGAGACCAACTTTTCCAAAGGGAGGTTTCTGCTAAAGCTGCAGGATGATGGGGATCTTGTGCTCAATACCATAAACTTGCCCACGGATAATGCTAATGACCCTTATTATAATAGTGAAACTGTTGCTAGTGTTAATGATTCGGGTACTGCTGGTAAACAACTGGTGTTCAACAATTCAGGCTACATTTACATTCTGAGGGAGAACAACCAAACGTTTCGTCTAAGCCAGGTAAAGCCAGACTCAACTGCTGATTTCTATTTTAGAGCTACTCTCAACTTTGATGGAGTTTTCACCCAATATTCTCACCCAAAGACATCCAATGCCAATGGAAGCTGGACTTCGCTCTGGTCCATACCAGATAATATCTGTCTTGCTACTGTTTTAAACTCAGGCAGTGGAACTTGTGGATATAACAGTATCTGCACCCTTAAATCATCAGATCGAAGGCCGAAGTGTGATTGCCCCATGGGTTACTCCTTACTTGATCCAAATGACCAGTATGGCAGCTGCCAGCCAGACTTCATACAAGGCTGTCAAGAAGACAAGCAAGATCCTGGAAAAAATCTGTATTATTTTGAAGTGCTAACAAATACAGATTGGCCAAAAGCTGACTACGCGTTCCTCAAGCCTTATACTGAAGATCAATGCAAACAGTCTTGCATGGAAGATTGTATGTGTGCTGTTGCCATTTTCAGATTAGGTGATAGTTGTTGGAAGAAGAAGCTACCTCTCTCTAATGGTAGAGTGGACAGCAGCCTTAATGGTGGGAAGGCTTTTATCAAAATCAGAAACAGTAGTTCCACACCGCCTCTGGGTCCTCACTCTCCAAAGAATCAGGACAATTTGATCCTCGTGGGGTCAGTGCTTCTCGGTGGCTCTTTGTTtgttaatattatattaattgttGCAATTTGTGTAGGTGTTTTCTTCATTTACCATAAGAAGCTCGAAAGACCTATGACCATGAGCAGTGCTAATTCTCTGGAGACAAATATGCGATGTTTTACTTACCAAGAACTTGTAGAAGCTACAGATGGGTTCAAGGAAGAATTGGGGAGGGGAGCTTTTGGTGTTGTTTACAAAGGAGCAATAAAAATGGGTTCTAGTGTTCCTGTGGCAGTCAAGAAGTTATATAGTTTGGTTCAAGATAATGAGAGAGAGTTCAAGACTGAGGTGAATGTGATTGGTCAAACACATCACAAAAATCTGGTTCgtttgtttggattttgtgaTGAGGGACTACAACGATTGCTGGTATATGAGTTCTTAAGCAATGGCACTTTGGCAAGTTTTCTTTTTGGAGACTTGAAACCCAGTTGGAAGCAAAGAATCAGTATTGCTAACGGGATTGCGAGAGGACTCTTGTACTTACATGACGAGTGCAGCACCCAGATTATTCATTGTGATATAAAGCCTCAAAACATACTTCTTGACGGCTCCTACAATGCTCGAATAGCTGACTTTGGATTGGCAAAGCTTTTGATGATGGACCAAAGCCACACTCGTACTGCCATCAGAGGAACAAAAGGGTATGTTGCACCTGAATGGTTTAGGAATATGCCAATCACTGCCAAAGTAGATGTTTATAGCTTTGGTGTCATGCTACTAGAGATAATTTGCTGCCGAAAAAGCATAGATGTGGAGACTATTGAGGAAGAAAAAGCAATTTTGACTGATTGGGCTTATGACTGCTATAGGGATGGAGTATTAGATGCTCTGGTTGAACTTGATGTGGAGATCTTGAATGACAGAGAGAAGCTGGAGAAGTATGTCATGGTTGCCATTTGGTGCATTCAAGAAGATCCATCTCTCAGACCTACCATGAGGAGGGTAACACAAATGCTTGAGGGTGTTGTTGAAGTGCTTGTTCCACCTTGCCCGTGTCCTTTTAGTAGGACAGTAATTATGTCGTAG